CCCGTGATCGCATCGAGTTGCGGGATGTATTCCAGCCACGGCGCGTTGGTGACGGCGCAGCACAGGCTGACGTGCAGCTCCATCAGGAAATGCGGACAGATCGGCACGTTGTAGGCTTCGGCGAGG
Above is a genomic segment from Pseudomonadota bacterium containing:
- a CDS encoding enolase C-terminal domain-like protein; this translates as LAEAYNVPICPHFLMELHVSLCCAVTNAPWLEYIPQLDAITGSRLRIENGFAVAPSEPGLGIDWDWDAIAAHTAAGPVVVDR